CGATCCAAACTGCTTATCGTAAATAGGGCAAGATGGACCGGTTCCTCTAACTTCCATCACGTACAGCACTGTCATAAGGCTCGAAATAGAGGAGTCTCTGGCCTGGTTCATTAAATCCTTGTATACTTCAgcaatcaagaatttgttgaaacCAATGATCAAATTACGCAAAGCCTGAgaattcaacttggctcCTTCGTCAAGATTAATCAAGTTCTCTGTCTGAGCAAGTCTATTCTCTTTAAACACCtgtgaaaagttggacATATTCACATTTTTGTCCTTTGCCTTGTTCATCATGTCGAACAAATATCCCAATTCATTTAGAATCGAAGATCCTTGCGGATTCTTTTGAGTGATAATTGTTTCAAAATCATTGGGTAACCATTCGTTGGTCAAGTTTCGAACCATCAAGTTGTGGAAAGCTGGCTGAAACTTGTATAATTGAAGTAAGGGATTCACATAAGAATTATCAGCATCATTTTCAAGCCCGCAGTACAATCCATCAGTCCTGTTGTAGTAGCTGAAATCGAAATCTTTAACACCAAACTTGGAGTACTGAATCTGCAATCTCGAATAGCAATTGGggatcttctttctactaTTTGCAGTTTGAGTGGAGCTTCccgaagaagacgataaAGGCACCTTGTACTGAAAGATTTCATTGTGATGttccttgttcaaattctgAAGTGCAAGACTAGCTACGTTCTCAGATGAATCGTTATTCATATCCAAATGCAAATCTGAACTGTTGGACATGGTTTTGGTCAAGGCATTGTTTCTTTCACTTATAAACTTAGGTACGTTGACTGTCGAATGGATGTTGCTTCTTTCCTTAAGAGACTGATATTTCTTTGCGGTGTTGGCTGGACCGTATTTGGACTTGTCGTATGGGAAAAAACCGACATGAGATTCACTTTCTACGAGTAGATCGTGGTCGATTGGGTCAGGCAATTTAGCCAACTCCTTGGTAAAGCTCAAGTCCGAGGCATAGTTAGAGAGTAACAAGTCCTTGTAGTAGGGCATACCAATTGTGGATAAAGGAACCAAATCATCCACACCAATATGCTCAGTTGCAGGAGGTATGATTACATCCGGTTGTTCAATGCTAGCAGGgaaattgacaaagtcTTTAGTTATAGTCGAACCAGAGTTGTTTAAGGTCCACAAGTGCATTGTCGCATAGCTATCGCTAAAGGCAAAGAAGTCACCATTCTCGCTGATTTCAAGATTCGTCATGAACGGAGCCTTGGACAATTGCAGGGGCTGGCGCGGTTGCGATGTAGGCATCAAATCTGCTTGGTACAAGAACACATTGGTTTGGTCATAGATGTCTACAAATTGAAGCTGGCCACTATTGGATGATATGAGCACAATGTTAGGTAACTTCGGGTGGAAACGGACACAGGAAGCACCTGCTGGGAACGGTATTGGGGCCACAGCACGCATCATTCTCACATCGTAGATGTTAACTAGGGGGTCTACCATGTAGTCATTATTGGAGTTTTGGGAGTTATGGTTGTAACGTCTCGGACGAATGGAATATCCACATGTCGCAATGTAGGAGCCTTGAACGTCCAAGTCTGAAAGTAAACCCGTATGGCCCTGGAACGACTTGATAGAGGAGTTGCTTACGGGATCAAAAAGTTCTAGAGCTCCATTAGCTTTACCCAACGTCAAGAATTTTGATGTCTGGTTCACTATCGATATGTTGCCGTCGTGGTTGAACGACATGAGGTGTGACGGCTTATTGAGATCAAACTTTAGAAGCGACAAATTGCTACCTACAACTATATCGTTCATAGTATTACAGTTGGTCGTGAGACTAGttaagttcttgaaaagaacGGAATTTGCGTCAACAAACGAATCTGACAGCAAAGATAACTTGGCCAAACCTCTACggttgttgaagttgatgcaATTGCTCAGAAGCAGCAAGATCCCATCCTTGTGGTCTAGATGCTGAAGTATGGGATTGTTGTTCAAAgacgacttgaactttGTATATGGAAGAAACAGCAAACTCTGCTGATAGGGATTGACTccatttgaatttggacCTGGTGTAAATGATCTTGTGTACCCAAAACTGTCACCGCACCATATAAGATTCTGCACCGAGTCAAACTTGAGAGAAGTGATGGATGCTGGCTCATGGATATGGGGAGAGGGACCTTTCGGGGGCTGAGTGGTGGCCGCTATTCGGGAGATTTCGGTCCAGCCGTCCATTTCGTGAGAAGAGCCGAGAATGGGTTAGTTCAGGTGGAAACAGAATGGATCAGGGATGGCTCTGTATGGAAATGGCGGTATTGCAGAGTTTGTCGATTAATGAATTCTTCATACTGAAATGTTGGAGGTTGATATTGTTTTGGTTGACGTGCAGGATAATGTATCATGTAGTCGTGTGGGTGCAAAAGCGAAGAAGTAGAGATGGATATGGATGGGAATGGATGGTGGATGGTGGTTGCAATAAGGAACGGCAGAGTGGTGGGGgatttgatattgttcgATATTGTTAGATATTGTTCGGTGGTATTGCATTTGCTTGGGAAATTGGAAATTGGCACAATTGCTAGGGTGGGTATGTAAATGCAATAGTAGTGGGTGAGTCCCAGAGGTCGTTGGAGAAGATAAAGAATGTAGGATTAACAAAAAGTTACTGCCAGTCTCAACGGTCAGTTTCGAACTCGAGCAGCTCCAAAGATTTCGTACCCTTTGAAACATTCCATATTGGCTGACTACGACGGCAGACTACGACGGCTGACTAGACACTTGTATGGCCAGCTTGGATTCGTGTTTTTCACGTGACGAGCCGCGTGAACATCCTTTTATCCCACGGTCACCCACCGGCATTCCATATGATCAGGCCTGCTCTCCTGATCACCGTGGGCTGGGCTAGCGTGGCAATGGCGACGGCCGGAGAATATACAAGTCTATTATTACCGTAGTCATCAGAGcagaggaaaagaaagccGAGGAACGAATTGATGATCAGGTAGTGCAACTTACAATCGTGCACTTCCAGAAGCAAAGAGCTGGAGGGGCTCCTCCGTCGTGGTTATCGTGGTTACGGTGGTGGTTATGGCATTGGCTCCTTTTTGTTTGTTATGGGAGCTCTGTTTACCACTGTGGATATGCCTGTTTATAACTGACACGGTTTGGTCTATATGCTGTACTTTCTACTGTATACATCACCAGTCTAAGCTCATATTCATATCTCTATCTGGATTATCTGGATGACGCGGACCGTGTGTTCCATCCTGTATGGGCTCGGAGGCTCGATAAGGAATAGAATGTTTTGTGTTTGGTTACTCATAGTCACAACGCCTATAACACACAGTTTCATTTCATATATAAGCGTGGGTCCCCCATGAGTCGGCTGATATCGATTATTTtgtttgcttcttcttcttcctgtttCTCTCCAGAATCACCTGGTTTTGGTTTACTCCACAAACCACCACTCGTCTGCCCTCCGTTTCTCTTATCGCACTCTTTTTTCGGGTACGCCATTAATTTGTTGCACCCAGATCTCAATATcacattcttctttcccGCTACTCCACCACAAAATTGGCGAAAATGTTCAAGTCCAGCATTTCGTCCTACTTCGTTCCATCCTGGTTCAGAAAGCCTGCCGCCTCTTCCAAAGACACTGCCAGAGCCACCACCGGCCCAAAGAGCTTCACTATTCCCTCACCAGAAAACAGTAACCAATTAGTCAACATTTCTATGAAAGATACTGCCGAAACAGGCGACGCTGACTCCTTTGTCGACATCGAATACAGACACTTGACATACGCTGAAGCTGCTCTGTTGGCTAAGGACAAGAAACAGGCTCCATTGAAGTCAAACCCACCTCGCAAACTGAGATTGCCCATCAACCAGTACAACGTGTTGACCGaggaagacttggaagctGCCAACGACGCTTACGAACCCTTCAAGGAGGACACCAAGAGAAAGACCAGACAGAACCTCAAGAACAGAGACTTTGaactcaagaaaaagagaaaggcTCTCAAGCACAAGAAGCTTGCCGACTTGAACTGAAGCCCTATTGACTTAGCGCGCTTTAATATTGTTTGTCTACTTGCTGTGAAAGCTGGCTTATATTATTGCTACTATTGATAAAcctttcttcatttccttAATAAGTGCAATGTGATTTGCTTGTAATATTATTGTTGCGTTTACCGTTGGAGTTGGAGATAGTTCTTGGTGGTAGGCTGCATTGGGATCACTTCACTGTGTATCTCATCCTATAACCACGGAACGTGATCTTCAACTTACATCAATTACGACTGCAACATTTACAACGTGTCAAATTGCTACGCTGCCGGTCCCATATAACTAGTTACACAATATAACTAGTTATATTGTGTGCTTTTCTTGAGGTGTGCCACACATACACAATCCCATGCTGGTCCGCTGTCACTTAAACATGCAAAAATTCTATTCCTAATGCCGATATAATGATATATACACTTGATTGTCTTCTAGTCCTTCCTATTTATGTTTTTACTTCGTTTAATGTATAATACCAGCTTTCGACTTCAATAGctctattattgttgttgttttgAAACCCAACTGTTCCTCGTCACGGTCCTACGTTTGtattgttttcttgtttttAAGTTTGTATTCCTTATCAACAGGAATTTGTGGAGTGCATATCTGTTTACTTTCCGCTAATTTATTAATAGATAAGGACTCATATCAGCCGAGCTACAGGACAAAGTTGTTTGGCGAAAGTAACAATAGAGAGCCGAAGGACGTGTTCAGCATAGCCTACAGTTACTAGCATAGTGGAAGCAGAAATTGATCAACAAAATTTGAACAGTTGAGACGTGGTAGCTCGGTCCCACTAAAACGCGTAGGAATCACCAAGAATGTTGGCACCACAAGCAAGATATCTAGGGTCAGTAGTACAGGTGAAAATTGGCATGGCAAAAGGACTGTTGAGACGGATTTTCTTTCCTAGGTGACCCCACTCTCCTATCTCAAGATGTGTTGGCTTTTTGCTAAAAGGACTTGTGAAAGTTCTACCTCTATTGATCTTTATGGTTCTTGACTGAGGGttgccaacttcaataaAGAAAGGCTGAATGAATACCTGTCCGGTTTCTCCCTTACCGATATTGCAAGAATAGGATCCCAGATAGGAAACCGAAGAAACTACTTCAGGACTCCAGTCTAGATTGACCAGAACCATACCAGCCAAGTCCCAAACCCATGGAAAATCCAAAGTAGCGGTCTTTCCGAAAGTTGTCGAGATGGACCCTCCGAGAGATCCACCGTCGCCAAAGTTGCTATTGAGACACCCACTCAATGGAAGTCTGGGACCCAACACAGTGTCTGACTTTCCAGGCTTAAATTCGTACCATGTTGTCTTATCAGGTTTGAAGTCAGGAAAGAAAGCAAACATGTTACCTCCTGTTCTTTCCGCAGTGTTAAGCTTGTGCTTATTGACAACTAATGTTCCAGTGTCCTCGATCACAATAACGTTGTCTATATTATCAAAATACGATAAATCTGTGTCTTCGTCAAGCGAAGGAATCCTGATAATTTTGTTTGAGTCCAAGGCTTTTCTTGGGACCATCTTGAAATCCTTTAATTCAACTGGAAGGTCTGCTCTACATCGAGAGACTAGCAAAATCAAAGAGGTGTAAATGAAAAACTTCATGATTGACAAATAGCACACATGGAGAAAATTGAATagaaattcaattcttgagaatAAAGGGTGCTTTAAAGTAGATTCAAGTTTCTCATTTATTACGCCAATTGTGCGATTagtggctgcgaaaaactTTGCAGAATATTTCGCAAAAAATAAGCAGAAAATTGTACCGTAATGAAGTACAAACATACAACTCTAATATTCATGTAACTTTTTAAAGAACCTAAAAATCTATAAACCGCTAAGTACAAAAGGATTATGCTAAAATTCACTCGCTAAATAATTGATCgtattgttgctgttcGTCAACCAATGGTACTTCACTCTTGTAGTCAAATACGACCTGCTTTCCAATAAGGAGATTCCAGTACGTTATCAACTTCGA
This Scheffersomyces stipitis CBS 6054 chromosome 3, complete sequence DNA region includes the following protein-coding sequences:
- a CDS encoding predicted protein, with the translated sequence MFKSSISSYFVPSWFRKPAASSKDTARATTGPKSFTIPSPENSNQLVNISMKDTAETGDADSFVDIEYRHLTYAEAASLAKDKKQAPLKSNPPRKSRLPINQYNVLTEEDLEAANDAYEPFKEDTKRKTRQNLKNRDFELKKKRKALKHKKLADLN
- a CDS encoding predicted protein (go_component intracellular~go_function cysteine-type endopeptidase activity; ubiquitin thiolesterase activity; exonuclease activity~go_process ubiquitin-dependent protein catabolism); the protein is MDGWTEISRIAATTQPPKGPSPHIHEPASITSLKFDSVQNLIWCGDSFGYTRSFTPGPNSNGVNPYQQSLSFLPYTKFKSSLNNNPILQHLDHKDGILSLSSNCINFNNRRGLAKLSLSSDSFVDANSVLFKNLTSLTTNCNTMNDIVVGSNLSLLKFDLNKPSHLMSFNHDGNISIVNQTSKFLTLGKANGALELFDPVSNSSIKSFQGHTGLLSDLDVQGSYIATCGYSIRPRRYNHNSQNSNNDYMVDPLVNIYDVRMMRAVAPIPFPAGASCVRFHPKLPNIVLISSNSGQLQFVDIYDQTNVFLYQADLMPTSQPRQPSQLSKAPFMTNLEISENGDFFAFSDSYATMHLWTLNNSGSTITKDFVNFPASIEQPDVIIPPATEHIGVDDLVPLSTIGMPYYKDLLLSNYASDLSFTKELAKLPDPIDHDLLVESESHVGFFPYDKSKYGPANTAKKYQSLKERSNIHSTVNVPKFISERNNALTKTMSNTSLALQNLNKEHHNEIFQYKVPLSRKKIPNCYSRLQIQYSKFGVKDFDFSYYNRTDGLYCGLENDADNSYVNPLLQLYKFQPAFHNLMVRNLTNEWLPNDFETIITQKNPQGSSILNELGYLFDMMNKAKDKNVNMSNFSQVFKENRLAQTENLINLDEGAKLNSQALRNLIIGFNKFLIAEVYKDLMNQARDSSISSLMTVSYVMEVRGTGPSCPIYDKQFGSQLSLDLLTPPSNVLNKLSILLNPQINTQQQVVTPTTTRRNHNLITYLEYTINQFKTIPCQQHQHQYPHTLEVRSSITKLPPLLSLNVNLSNEEFKLINGFKKWLVPEFYALNNNNDAPIAFKPVLTQFDQDSTRYELLGYVCEISQQSDFSLGTHNLVSYVKIDGRWFLFNDFLVMQIPEEEVFNLSYPWKKPVILVYHDSSISGIPFDLFQIETFANLPGLNDSIIYRDHFAGSIRESHKKDYELLTRQEAPSLGTLIAIDAEFVNLRPEELEVRYDGHKKLIKPKFLSLARLSALRGDNGEKQGVAFIDDYVVHTGEIYDYLTSFSGIEPGDLDPINSEKNLVTLQTVYRKLWLLLNLGVVFVGHGLYNDFRGINLQVPQNQIRDTADFYYKSDFKRQLSLKFLAYVLLKEKVQTGNHDSIEDAYTALLLYKKYIEITATGEYESTLNYIYSEGQQLRFKVPE
- a CDS encoding predicted protein; the encoded protein is MKFFIYTSLILLVSRCRADLPVELKDFKMVPRKALDSNKIIRIPSLDEDTDLSYFDNIDNVIVIEDTGTLVVNKHKLNTAERTGGNMFAFFPDFKPDKTTWYEFKPGKSDTVLGPRLPLSGCLNSNFGDGGSLGGSISTTFGKTATLDFPWVWDLAGMVSVNLDWSPEVVSSVSYSGSYSCNIGKGETGQVFIQPFFIEVGNPQSRTIKINRGRTFTSPFSKKPTHLEIGEWGHLGKKIRLNSPFAMPIFTCTTDPRYLACGANILGDSYAF